In Clostridia bacterium, the genomic window CCCAGGCCACCATGGGGGCTGCTTCTTCCGGGGTTTTGACGCTGCCTAAGCCGATTTCGCCCACCAGCCAGACACCGGCGGCGGCCAGTTCGTCGAAGTCTTTTTCGGTGAGGCCTTTTTCCAGGATGACGGCCCCGCCGTGCACCTTGACACCGCCCGGCCGGACATTCTTGAAAGCTTTGTGAGCCAAGATAGCCAGGGCCTTGGTCCCAACCGGATCTTTAGGCCTGCCGGGGGTGTGGGGTTCACCGGCGGAGATCATGGTGGTGACGCCGCCGTGTAAAGAGCTTTCGATATAGCCCAAGGTATTTTGCCTGGGAGTGAAGTCTCCCAAGACCGGGTGCACGTGGGAGTCCATCAGACCCGGGATCACGGTGGCACCCTGCACGTCCACGGTCTTATCCACCCGGTACTGGTTCAGCAGGGAAGCATCACCGATGGCGGCAATTTTGCCCTCAGACACAATAATGGTATTTCCTTGGAGGAGGGGACAATGAATGTCCCCGCTCACAATGATGCCGATATTGGTTAAAGCTGTAATCACGGTCAAGACTCCTTTCGGAAGAGATTAGATGTCTAACTTCATATCGCCGAATTTAATCCAGCCTTTCTTGCGCATGAACTCAGCAATGATTAAGGTCAACACGGCAGGTAAAATGAAATGCAGCAGGCCTATTTTCATCAACACGCTGCCGGACAGGCCCATAGCTTCAATGGTACCGAACTGGCCCACCAGACCGGAGGTACCCATCCCGGCGCCGATAGGCACGTTCTCCATGGGCAGGATCGTGGTGGCCAATGGCCCAAGAATGGCACTGGCCAAAGTCGGCGGTATCCAAATCAAGGGGTTTTTGACGATGTTAGGCACCTGCAGCATGGAAGTACCCAAACCTTGGGAAACCAATCCGCCCACACCGTTCTCCTTGTAACTGGACACGGCAAAACCAATCATCTGGGTGGCACAACCGACGGTGGCAGCACCGGCCGCCAGGCCCCCCAGCTCCAGCATTACGGCCAGAGCGGCACTGCTGATGGGAAGAGTCAGAACCATACCCATTACCACGGAAACCAGGATGCCCATGGGGATGGGCGCCATCTCGGTGGCGGTCATGATCACGACACCCAACCACTTCATGAAAGCTCCGATGGGAGGTCCCACCAGCACACCCGCGGCCACACCGAGGATGATGGTGGTCGCCGGGGTCACGATAATATCCACTTTCGTCTCCTTGGAAACCGCTTTACCGAATTCAGCGCCGATCACCGCTGCGATAAAGGAACCGGCCGGCCCGCCTAATTGTGCACCGGCAGCCCCGGTTACGGTAGAAGCGAACAATACCAGCGGGGGTGCGCCAAGACCGTAGGCCACCGCCACACCGATGGCGGGTCCCATCATAGCCTTGGCCCTTTGCCCGTAATCCACTAGAAACGCCAATCCCACTTGCTGCCCAATCACTTCCAAAATGGTTCCGACAATCAAAGAGGCAAAAAGACCTAAGGCCATTGCGCCGAGAGCGTCAATCCCGTATCTTTTCAGGGAAAACTCGATATTCTTGCGCTTGAGAAAACTGACTTTGGCGTTCTCAGACATTGTCTTACCTCCAATTTAATTGTTGTTTTTCTTCTTGAGTTCACTGAGCACTTTTTCCGGAGTGATGGGTAGCTCCGTAATACGAACCCCAACGGCATTGTAAATGGCATTGGCGATGGCGGCGGCTGTGGGTATGAGTGCAGGTTCGCCCAGTCCTTTGGCTCCGAAAGGACCGGTAGGTTCTGGATCTTCAACCAAGATAGGTGTAATCTCGGGTAAATCCAGGGAAGTAGGAATAAGATAGGTAGCAAATGATGATGATTGCACTACTCCTTGATCCACCATGACCTGTTCCATCAACGCATAACCAAGCCCGATACCAACCCCCCCTTCGATTTGGCCTTCAGCATTGCGTGGATTAATGGCTTTGCCGACATCATGGGCTGCGACGATCTTTAACACTTTCACCACACCGGTTTCCGTGTCCACTTCCACCTCAGCCACATGGGTGGCAAAAGCATAAGTCCCGTAAGGTCTGCCCTGCCCTGTTTCCTTGTTTAAAGGAGTGGTATCAGGGTTGAACCAGCCGCTGCCGAGGGTCAAAATGCCTTTGCGGCGGCAGCTTGCTATCACTTCCGTCAAGGCGATGCTTTTTTGGGGATCCTCGACGGAGAAAATCTTCCTTTCCCTGGCACACAGCTTGTCCGCTGGAACATCCAGCATTTTAGCGGCTTCTTCCAGCACCACTTGTTTGGCATTACGGGCAGCCAAGCGCACCGCATTGCCGGAAATGTACGTCTGGCGACTGGCCGAGCTGGCTCCGGCGTCGGGAGTGACTCCCGTATCCGCTGAAATAATGGTTACGTCCTCCAAGTAAACACCTAGTTCCTCGGCGGCAATTTGTGACAAAGTGGTATCGGAACCCTGGCCGATATCCGCACAGCCGCTCAACACCACTACGGATCCGTCATCTAACAGGTCCACATAGGCGCCGGCCGGATTGGGCAGTCCCGTGTTACCGCAGCCGTACCACATGCAGCCTACGCCGATTCCTCGTTTTTTCACAGTGCTCCCCCCTTAACCCATGAGCTCTCTGGCTTTTGCCGCAGCTTGCTTGATTGTTTCCATGATCCCGACACTGTGCTCCAGCACCTGGCCGGTAGCCGTCACGGAACCGGGCCGGAAAACATTGATGAGCCTGAATTCCACCGGATCCATACCCAGTTTTTCGGCCAGCTGGTCCATTTGCTGTTCGTGGGCAAAGGCTACCTGGGGTACCCCAAAGCCCCGCATGGCGCCGGCGGTGGGATTATTGGTATAAACGGAATAGCCGGTGATTTTTACGTGCGGGACTTCATAAGGCCCGGTAAAGTGCACCGCTCCCCGGGTCAGCACGCCGGGACCGTAAGAAGCATAGGCGCCGGTATCAGCGATCAGGGTCGCTTCAAAGGCCATGAGTTTCCCGTCTTTCCTGGCCCCGGTCTTGACTTCCATGATATACGGGTGCCTTTTCGACGAACACTGGAGGGACTCTTCCCGGGAGTAGACCAGTTTCACCGGCCGCCCGGTTTTTAAAGCCAGCAGGGCCACATGCACCTGGGCGCAGAGGTCCAGTTTACCGCCGAAACCGCCGCCGGTCACGGCTTGGATCACTCTCACCTTATTAATGTTCACACCTAAGTTCCTGGCTATTTCTTTCTGGTCATAATGGGTGTTTTGGGTCGAGGCCCAAACGGTAATCTGGTCCCCTTCCACTTTGGCTACGCACACTTCCGGTTCGATATAGGCGTGTTCT contains:
- a CDS encoding PTS sugar transporter subunit IIC, whose amino-acid sequence is MSENAKVSFLKRKNIEFSLKRYGIDALGAMALGLFASLIVGTILEVIGQQVGLAFLVDYGQRAKAMMGPAIGVAVAYGLGAPPLVLFASTVTGAAGAQLGGPAGSFIAAVIGAEFGKAVSKETKVDIIVTPATTIILGVAAGVLVGPPIGAFMKWLGVVIMTATEMAPIPMGILVSVVMGMVLTLPISSAALAVMLELGGLAAGAATVGCATQMIGFAVSSYKENGVGGLVSQGLGTSMLQVPNIVKNPLIWIPPTLASAILGPLATTILPMENVPIGAGMGTSGLVGQFGTIEAMGLSGSVLMKIGLLHFILPAVLTLIIAEFMRKKGWIKFGDMKLDI